One genomic segment of Gottschalkia acidurici 9a includes these proteins:
- a CDS encoding LDCC motif putative metal-binding protein, with protein sequence MKKIKQFLKNFLKKIEEQNNQSFGTGRLDCCDLNKSPNVNKKTVNKNK encoded by the coding sequence ATGAAAAAAATAAAACAATTTTTAAAAAATTTCTTAAAAAAAATTGAAGAGCAAAATAACCAGTCTTTTGGTACTGGTAGACTTGATTGTTGCGATTTAAATAAGTCACCTAACGTTAACAAGAAGACAGTTAATAAAAATAAATAA
- a CDS encoding OsmC family protein, with protein MKCVATYKDGLTVQSISRDHNLIMDVSKEDRGMTPGEMLINALAGCKLLSFVSLSRFRNINFENLSIEISAEAEDKGFVGETKIPAKSVKSIHIIYKIKTTNTKEEIREYLKLVDELCAVGNALREDIEKTEEIVILD; from the coding sequence ATGAAGTGTGTAGCGACATATAAAGATGGACTAACAGTCCAATCTATATCAAGAGATCACAATCTAATTATGGATGTGTCAAAAGAAGATAGAGGTATGACACCTGGAGAAATGTTAATAAATGCATTAGCAGGATGTAAGCTGTTATCTTTTGTTTCTCTATCTAGATTTAGAAATATAAATTTTGAAAACTTATCTATAGAAATTAGTGCAGAAGCTGAAGATAAAGGATTTGTAGGAGAAACTAAAATTCCAGCAAAGTCTGTCAAAAGTATTCATATAATTTATAAAATAAAAACTACAAATACAAAAGAAGAAATAAGAGAATATTTAAAATTAGTTGATGAGCTTTGTGCAGTAGGAAATGCTTTGAGAGAAGATATTGAAAAAACAGAAGAAATAGTTATATTAGATTAA
- a CDS encoding TetR/AcrR family transcriptional regulator, which translates to MAVLKEDPRILRTKKLIIDAFISLVKEKDFHSISIKDITNLANINRSTFYSHFSDKYILLEKIVDQMMFHKKFEQVVDKEDLDSDTLRLLVYSFCDFADESKETFKHNYNTVIALTEERVKRIVVNIIVTFLKSKDREQNIMIATMLASSICSASCLWINENKKVPIETFFDQIHPFLMGAIKEII; encoded by the coding sequence GTGGCTGTCTTAAAAGAAGATCCCCGTATTCTTAGAACAAAAAAACTTATTATAGATGCTTTTATTTCTCTAGTAAAAGAGAAAGATTTTCATAGCATATCCATAAAAGATATAACAAATTTAGCCAATATTAACCGTTCCACCTTTTATAGTCATTTCTCAGATAAGTATATTCTACTTGAAAAAATAGTAGATCAAATGATGTTCCATAAAAAATTTGAGCAAGTTGTAGATAAAGAAGATCTGGATTCAGATACCCTTAGACTTTTAGTTTATTCATTTTGTGACTTTGCTGATGAATCAAAAGAAACTTTTAAACATAATTATAATACTGTAATTGCCTTAACAGAAGAAAGAGTTAAACGTATAGTCGTTAATATAATCGTAACCTTTTTAAAGTCTAAGGACAGAGAACAAAATATAATGATTGCAACTATGCTTGCTTCTTCTATTTGCAGTGCTTCGTGTTTATGGATTAACGAAAATAAAAAAGTTCCAATTGAGACTTTCTTTGATCAAATACATCCTTTTCTTATGGGTGCTATAAAGGAGATAATTTAA